Genomic window (Marinobacter fonticola):
CCTATTTTAAGGGCATCGAAAATCTCGACGACCTGATGCAGCAACTGATCCCCGAGGACTGGCTGCGCAAGGAATTCGAGAAGCAGCTTAGCGAGGAGGAGAAGGCCAAGATTGACTCGCTGGGTGGCCTGGAGGAGCTGATCAAGGCGTTCAAGGATCGTCTGGAAAACCAGAAGGAGCGGCATCAGGGCGGTAATCGTCAGATCGGTACCGGTGGCACATCGCCTTTCGGCGCTCACGGTTATAATCCGGAAGGATTTCGCATCGGTCAGGAAAAAGGCCGCCACGGCCGTGCTGTCAAAGTCTGGGAGAAACGCGGTTTCAGAGATTTGGACGACAGTATCACTCTGGGCATCCGCAACATTAAAGTTGCGTTACGGCGCCTGCGTAAATTCGCTCGACAGGGTGCCGCAGAAAAGCTCGATATGGACGATACGATTCGTTCGACAGCGCGAAATGCCGGCTACCTGGACCTGAAGATGGTCCCCGAGCGGCATAACGCAGTGAAGGTGCTGATCTTCTTCGACGTGGGCGGCTCTATGGATCCTCACGTTAGGGTCTGCGAGGAGCTGTTCTCGGCAGCGCGGATGGAGTTCAAGCACATGGAGTACTTCTACTTCCATAATTTCGTTTACGAAAGTGTTTGGAAAAACAATATCCGGCGTTTTAACGAAACCACCAGTACCTGGGACGTCCTGCATAAGTACACACCGGACTATAAGGTGATCTTCGTCGGTGACGCGAGCATGGCGCCATATGAAATATCCCATCCCGGTGGTTCCATCGAGCATTGGAACGAAGAGGCCGGCGCGGTCTGGTTCCAGCGCATCCAGGAACACTTTAGCAAGGTAGTGTGGCTCAATCCCTTGCCAGAGGACTACTGGGGTACAGGGGGTTCCATTGGCATGACCCGGCAACTCGTGGGGGAGCATATGTATCCCCTCACCATTGACGGGCTTGAATCGGCTATGCGCCATCTGAGCAAGTAACGGGAGAATACCAGCGTATCAAGCAGACAGGCGGTCCTCAGTGGCCGCTTTCATTCTGCGCAAAAAAAAGCCGATGCGGTTGAGGCGCATCGGCGAAGCTCGGCATATCGAACGGCTTAACCTTCAGTGAAGAATTGCACCGCACGTCTCATGGAGCACAGTCTCTGCCAGTTATAATTAAACTGTTTTAAAACAGCAGCTTACAGTCGCCCTGTGTAAGCCGAAGTAATAGGGGTCCGAAATATGATGTTGGGGTGTAAATCGAACCGACGGTAAAGCCTTTAACTGTAAGTTTTATGGACGCTTTTTGCGGACTTACTTCCGGGTCCTTATTAATTGGTGATCTGGGTACTGTTTCGCCGACGGCGCCAATGCTACGATTTGTTGCTGAATGTAATCATGATGGTGTCCATGGGGACGGCTATCGACGAAGTGCTCCAGGGAAGAGGTGTAAGAAGCTCCCATGCGTCTGATCGTTCTGTTAATGGTTGTTTTGCTTAGCCTGAGCGCAGGCGTGGCGATGGCTGAGTCCATTGACCGGGAAATATCCGATTTGAAGGCCGATGTGGCTTCGCTCAATCACGAGCTTTTCGAGTTGGAGGAGGAAATACTGCACCCGGCGAACACCCAGGTGGCGGTGTATCTTTCGTTCAGTGCCCGTGACTATTTTGTGCTCGATTCGGTGGAGCTCTCTATCGATGGCCACCCGGCAGCCTCGCATCTCTATACGGAGCGAGAGCGTATGGCCCTGGAAAAAGGCGGGGTTCAACGCCTTTACCTCGGCAGTCTGTCGGTCGGCGAGCATACCCTGAGTGCCGTCTTCAACGGCCAAGGCGCTAACGACCACTACCATCGCAAAGACGCCAGCTTCACCATTGAGAAGGCTTCGGGTAAAGCCCAGTACGAGCTGGTGTTGGACGCGCAGGCGCCGGCCTATGAACCGAAACTGCAATTAAAGGAATGGGAGTAGGGCGCCTTACATGGGATGGTATTTGACCCGCATTGCCTTACTTCTGGCGCTTTTAAGCGGTCAGGCAGAAGCTGACTCCGGTCGTATCAATGAGCGTTTGGCGCTATACGCGCTGGAGACGGGCGAGGCGGCGGAAGCACTTCACTGGATTGCGGACGCTTCGTCGCCCAAGGCGGCCAGCATCCGTGGCCGCGCATACGCTCAGCTAGGCTTGGTACGGCAAGCTCGTGATGCCTTGTCGGCAGCCAACGACGAACACCCGCTGGAACCAGAAGCCCGACTGACACTGGCGAAAGCTAACAGGGCGCTGGGGAAAGACGGCGATGCCGACCAGCTGCTGAGGGCTATTCAGCGGCAGGGCCAGGGAAAGGTTGCGGAAGAAGCCGCTTTTTTGCTCGCCGAACAGGCGATCGGCCAATCGTCCTATGATCGGGCCGGGCAAATTCTGGCTAATTCGCCCGAAGGCTATTGGAGTGCCCTAGGCTATCTTAATCTTGCCACGGCCTACGGGCGTCAGGACGAAGACGTCACCCGCAGCCTCATTTCACTACGCGTTGCCCAGGCCATGCTGGGGGATCGCGCGACCACGTCCTATCCAGATCTGCTGCAACGAATCCAGCTCACGGCGGCTTTTCTGGCACTCAAGGGCGAGGACGCTGACAAAGCCTTGACCTTTCTCAATAAAATTTCACTGAACGGCTACCACACGCCGCAGGCATTATACCTGCACGGTCTGGCGCATGCCCGCAAGGACAACTACCGCGCGGCCATGCAGTCCTGGCATCGGGCTCGCAAATTTCCGCTGAGCTTCCCTGGGGCGGCCGACGCCTGGTTGGGTATGGGCCGGGGTTTCGATGAGTCCGGCTATCTGGGCCAGTCCGGCGAAGCCTATCTCGGCGCCATTGCGGCATTTGAGGGAGAGCTGGCGACGCTGGATACGCTTAAACGGCAGATTCGGGCGCAAGGGGGATACGAGGCCATGGCGCTGTCCGCAAAAGCGGAGGATGTAGAGTGGTTTCTGGCCGACAGTAAAACCTTGACCCAGCCCCGACTCGCTTATCTCATGCACTTTATGGAAAGCGCAGAAGCCCAGCAAGCCGTCGCCCGGGTAGCCGATCTGGAACGAATGGAAGAGCGTTTGCGCAAGCGATTGAATGATTTGGATGTCCTTGGCGGGATGCTTTCCGAGCGTCGGACAACGCTCCGCAGGCACCTCGATACCGGTGACCTGGATGCGTTGAAGTCTCGCATGACGGGACTGCGTGAGCGTCAACAACGGTTGCAAAGCGAGATTCAAACGATGGCCGAGTCTGGCCGTTCCGTGGAGCTGGCGAGGGGGGAGTTGGCCCGAAAGCTCGAGCAGGTCCGCGTACTGGAAGCGAAAAATAACCTGACGCCTGAAGAGGCTGAACGCCTCAAACGTTTGCGAGGCGTGCTGGAGTGGGAAGCCCAGGAGCAGTTCGAACTGGCCCGGCGTGAGCACGAGCGTGAACTGGCTCACATTGGCGCCGCCCTGGATGCGGCAGAAAAGAGTTACGGACGATTCGAGCAGCAACTGCGCGGGGCGTCAGAGCGTTTTGCGCAGAGAAGTAAGCGGGTCGATCAGCTTGAGACTCAGACGCGTATAACGCTCGAACGCGTCGTTGGGTTGCGTCAGAGTGCAGGCGAGCTGCTTAACTCAGCCTTGCTGGGCTTCCTTGATCGTCAGTCCGTGGTGATGAGTGCTCACCTTGATCGTAGCGAGCAACAGCTTGCTCACCTCTATGAATACCTCGCCCTTAACCGTAAGGCGGATTCAGCCGCGGGGGCGGAGCAATGAATAAATTACCCATGTGCAGTCCGCTGACAAAGAGACGAACGTGGACGTGGATGGTGGTGTGGGCCACTACCGTTTTCGTCAGCCTTTCGGTGCGTGCAGAACCGGCGGGCAGCTTTCAAGTGAATCTTGGAGAAGACGGCGAAACCATTGGCGAAATGCGGCCCGTGTTCCT
Coding sequences:
- a CDS encoding vWA domain-containing protein, which translates into the protein MLIDFFMEVRRARVPASLREYLDLIDALQHRLAFADLEEFYYLSRLCLVKDERHYDKFDRAFDAYFKGIENLDDLMQQLIPEDWLRKEFEKQLSEEEKAKIDSLGGLEELIKAFKDRLENQKERHQGGNRQIGTGGTSPFGAHGYNPEGFRIGQEKGRHGRAVKVWEKRGFRDLDDSITLGIRNIKVALRRLRKFARQGAAEKLDMDDTIRSTARNAGYLDLKMVPERHNAVKVLIFFDVGGSMDPHVRVCEELFSAARMEFKHMEYFYFHNFVYESVWKNNIRRFNETTSTWDVLHKYTPDYKVIFVGDASMAPYEISHPGGSIEHWNEEAGAVWFQRIQEHFSKVVWLNPLPEDYWGTGGSIGMTRQLVGEHMYPLTIDGLESAMRHLSK
- a CDS encoding AraC family transcriptional regulator, with amino-acid sequence MRLIVLLMVVLLSLSAGVAMAESIDREISDLKADVASLNHELFELEEEILHPANTQVAVYLSFSARDYFVLDSVELSIDGHPAASHLYTERERMALEKGGVQRLYLGSLSVGEHTLSAVFNGQGANDHYHRKDASFTIEKASGKAQYELVLDAQAPAYEPKLQLKEWE
- a CDS encoding coiled-coil domain-containing protein, whose protein sequence is MGWYLTRIALLLALLSGQAEADSGRINERLALYALETGEAAEALHWIADASSPKAASIRGRAYAQLGLVRQARDALSAANDEHPLEPEARLTLAKANRALGKDGDADQLLRAIQRQGQGKVAEEAAFLLAEQAIGQSSYDRAGQILANSPEGYWSALGYLNLATAYGRQDEDVTRSLISLRVAQAMLGDRATTSYPDLLQRIQLTAAFLALKGEDADKALTFLNKISLNGYHTPQALYLHGLAHARKDNYRAAMQSWHRARKFPLSFPGAADAWLGMGRGFDESGYLGQSGEAYLGAIAAFEGELATLDTLKRQIRAQGGYEAMALSAKAEDVEWFLADSKTLTQPRLAYLMHFMESAEAQQAVARVADLERMEERLRKRLNDLDVLGGMLSERRTTLRRHLDTGDLDALKSRMTGLRERQQRLQSEIQTMAESGRSVELARGELARKLEQVRVLEAKNNLTPEEAERLKRLRGVLEWEAQEQFELARREHERELAHIGAALDAAEKSYGRFEQQLRGASERFAQRSKRVDQLETQTRITLERVVGLRQSAGELLNSALLGFLDRQSVVMSAHLDRSEQQLAHLYEYLALNRKADSAAGAEQ